A window of Cohnella herbarum contains these coding sequences:
- a CDS encoding SDR family NAD(P)-dependent oxidoreductase gives MKWIIVTGDSKGLGEKTVSQILSETDYGVIGISRSAGDLSEKLMEEYPERYKRLAFDLSDSSGIKQLYMQQIRKIGPIYGLVNNSASAYDDIVSNLNLEQLEKMFHVNVFSAMNLTKYAIRDMLLNHVEGSIVHISSVSAHTGYKGLSMYAASKGAIEAFSLNVAREWGSKGIRSNCVVPGFMETAMSASLTSEQKDRIYKRTSLKRDTDVESVANTVLFLLSEKSRSITGTVIHVDNGTI, from the coding sequence ATGAAGTGGATTATAGTTACGGGGGATTCCAAGGGGCTCGGGGAAAAGACCGTTAGCCAAATCCTCTCGGAAACAGACTATGGAGTGATAGGGATCAGCCGATCGGCAGGGGACCTGTCCGAGAAGCTTATGGAAGAATACCCCGAAAGATATAAACGCCTAGCCTTCGATCTGTCTGACTCGAGTGGAATCAAACAGTTGTATATGCAGCAAATCCGCAAAATAGGACCGATATACGGACTGGTGAATAATTCGGCATCGGCTTACGATGATATCGTTTCCAACCTGAACTTGGAGCAATTGGAGAAAATGTTTCACGTTAATGTATTCTCCGCAATGAATCTAACTAAGTATGCAATAAGAGATATGCTGCTAAATCACGTTGAAGGGTCTATCGTACATATCTCGTCTGTAAGCGCGCATACGGGATACAAGGGATTGAGCATGTATGCGGCTAGCAAAGGTGCAATAGAAGCATTTTCGCTTAATGTTGCTAGGGAATGGGGCAGCAAGGGGATACGATCCAACTGCGTAGTTCCGGGATTCATGGAAACGGCTATGAGCGCTTCTTTAACTTCAGAACAGAAGGATCGTATTTACAAAAGAACTTCGTTGAAAAGAGATACGGACGTGGAAAGCGTAGCAAATACGGTATTGTTCTTGCTTTCGGAGAAGTCGCGTTCAATAACGGGAACGGTTATACATGTAGATAACGGCACGATTTAG
- a CDS encoding dTDP-glucose 4,6-dehydratase, giving the protein MNILLTGGAGFIGRWVVKRLLDDGHAVWILDDLSNGREVNIEEFSSHPGLKSFVHGSLLDETLLADLFATNSFDICYHLGASINVQDSIDNPRTTFNNDTIGTFYILEQCRKHRVKVVFMSTCMVYDRCNDDTGITEAHPIKPASPYAGAKIAAENMVLSYYYAYGLPTVVIRPFNTYGPFQKTGGEGGVVAIFIKNKLAGKTLNIYGEGKQTRDLLYVEDCARFVVEAGYSDQVNGEIVNAGLGRDITINDLAELIVGDKARIAHIEHIHPQSEIQKLLCSYEKANHLLGWNPEVTLEEGIRRTEDWIRMTNLI; this is encoded by the coding sequence ATGAACATCCTACTCACCGGCGGAGCCGGATTTATCGGAAGATGGGTTGTCAAGAGGTTGCTAGACGATGGGCATGCCGTCTGGATACTTGATGATCTATCCAACGGACGCGAAGTAAATATCGAAGAGTTCAGTAGCCATCCCGGTCTTAAATCCTTCGTACATGGTTCATTGCTGGACGAGACTTTATTAGCTGATCTATTTGCTACGAATTCGTTCGATATATGTTATCACCTAGGCGCGTCAATCAACGTACAGGATTCAATCGATAATCCCCGTACGACCTTTAATAACGATACGATCGGCACGTTCTATATTCTTGAGCAATGTCGCAAGCATCGAGTCAAAGTCGTCTTCATGAGCACATGCATGGTTTATGACCGTTGCAACGATGATACGGGCATTACCGAAGCTCATCCGATTAAACCTGCTTCTCCTTACGCAGGCGCTAAGATTGCCGCAGAGAACATGGTGCTATCCTATTATTACGCTTATGGGCTTCCGACGGTCGTCATCCGGCCTTTCAACACCTACGGTCCGTTCCAGAAGACGGGCGGGGAGGGCGGGGTAGTCGCGATTTTCATCAAAAACAAGCTGGCGGGCAAAACTCTCAATATTTATGGCGAGGGTAAGCAAACCCGGGATTTGCTGTATGTGGAAGATTGCGCGCGTTTCGTCGTAGAAGCGGGGTATTCCGATCAAGTCAACGGTGAGATCGTGAATGCGGGTTTAGGTCGCGACATTACAATTAATGATCTAGCGGAGCTCATCGTCGGGGATAAAGCCCGAATTGCTCATATTGAGCATATTCACCCGCAAAGCGAGATCCAAAAGCTTCTATGTAGCTATGAAAAAGCGAATCACCTTCTTGGTTGGAATCCGGAAGTCACATTGGAAGAGGGAATTCGAAGAACGGAAGATTGGATTCGTATGACCAATCTGATTTAG
- a CDS encoding ANL family adenylate-forming protein, with translation MESIFLVHGEHQYTFNKLIEDLNSKRHCSPYLYIEHNEPYDIFLSIIHSLVYDYSLELLDGDFSEQELENIGIEKAMLSVTVEVDLQLRVMDRNDLFHRIKQNKKWTLTLYTSGTSGRPKKVSHTFNTLTRNIKVNDKFDGAIWAFAYNPTHMAGLQVFFQSLLNGNTMIYFFDEQPKNYPQLLEKYSITHISATATFYRNAIHYFHNQVYPSVGSIAFGGEKYDSALESAFKQIFPRAVIRNIYASTEAGSLFVARGNIFYISESIRPFVTIRENQLFIHRALLGASESLVLDGEWFNTGDLVEQLDRFSFKFLSRQSDLINVGGYKVNPIEVENILMKVPGVVEALVKGKENSVTGMILVADIVKEHGLEEKDLKKTIKQAASLQLQEWKVPRIITFVEEILTTRTGKKARK, from the coding sequence TTGAGGATTTGAATAGTAAACGACATTGTAGCCCTTACTTATACATCGAACATAACGAGCCGTATGATATATTCTTATCGATCATCCATAGCCTGGTATACGATTATTCCCTTGAACTACTGGATGGAGACTTCTCAGAACAAGAGCTCGAAAACATCGGTATAGAGAAGGCAATGTTATCAGTCACTGTTGAAGTGGATCTCCAGCTTAGAGTTATGGATAGGAACGATTTGTTCCATCGGATAAAACAAAATAAAAAGTGGACTTTGACCTTATATACCTCTGGTACAAGCGGTCGACCAAAGAAGGTAAGCCATACCTTCAATACGTTAACTAGGAATATTAAAGTAAATGATAAGTTTGATGGGGCTATCTGGGCGTTTGCTTATAACCCAACCCATATGGCTGGATTGCAAGTGTTTTTCCAATCTCTGCTCAACGGCAATACGATGATTTATTTTTTTGACGAGCAACCCAAGAACTATCCTCAGTTATTAGAGAAGTACTCAATTACGCATATTTCGGCCACGGCTACGTTTTATAGAAATGCTATACATTATTTTCATAACCAAGTCTATCCCAGCGTAGGAAGTATAGCATTCGGCGGTGAAAAATATGATTCGGCTCTAGAGAGCGCATTCAAGCAAATCTTTCCTCGGGCTGTAATTAGAAATATATATGCATCTACGGAAGCGGGGAGCTTGTTTGTCGCTAGAGGCAATATATTCTATATCTCGGAATCGATTCGTCCCTTTGTAACTATAAGAGAAAACCAATTATTCATTCATCGGGCACTGTTGGGAGCATCAGAGTCTTTGGTATTGGACGGTGAATGGTTTAATACGGGTGACCTTGTGGAGCAACTTGATAGATTTAGTTTCAAGTTTCTATCGCGTCAATCGGATCTTATTAACGTCGGCGGTTACAAAGTAAATCCGATAGAAGTCGAGAACATATTGATGAAGGTTCCGGGCGTTGTTGAAGCGCTGGTGAAAGGCAAAGAAAACAGCGTAACAGGCATGATTCTTGTAGCGGATATCGTGAAAGAACATGGTCTTGAAGAGAAAGATCTCAAAAAAACGATCAAACAGGCAGCATCGCTACAATTGCAGGAATGGAAAGTGCCTCGGATCATTACGTTCGTGGAAGAAATTTTGACTACCAGAACGGGAAAGAAGGCTAGAAAATGA
- the pseC gene encoding UDP-4-amino-4,6-dideoxy-N-acetyl-beta-L-altrosamine transaminase: MVKLLHCHHRPKRTSFLPYGKQSIDEDDIQAVVNVLRSDFITQGPSIERFERKIAEHVGAKYVVAFCNGTAALHGACFAAGIAPGDEVITTPITFVASSNCVLYSGGTPIFADIRPDTYNIDPDEVARKITPKTKAIIAVDFSGQPAETDRLSMLAHDHGLVLIQDAAHSIGASFGGRKVGSLADMTMFSFHPVKHITTGEGGVIATNSEEYRNRLLMFRSHGVTKEPEQMERNDGPWYYEMQTLGYNYRMTDIQAALGVSQMDKLDRFVARRREIAAQYNQAFSENEGITIPYQHPAAESSWHLYVIRWNQGTDRAKAFEELRSRNIGVHVHYIPVYNQPYYRDLGYEQKQCLHAEAYYEEAMCLPLFPGMTDDDVQDVIYAIKEVLRG, encoded by the coding sequence GTGGTAAAACTGTTGCACTGCCATCACCGTCCGAAAAGAACGTCTTTTCTTCCCTACGGCAAGCAATCCATTGATGAGGATGACATCCAAGCCGTCGTTAACGTTTTAAGAAGTGACTTCATTACGCAAGGCCCTTCTATTGAGCGGTTTGAACGTAAAATAGCGGAACACGTTGGGGCGAAATATGTCGTAGCCTTCTGTAATGGAACAGCGGCATTACACGGGGCTTGTTTCGCGGCGGGAATCGCGCCCGGGGATGAGGTTATTACAACGCCGATCACATTCGTGGCAAGTAGTAACTGCGTGTTGTATTCCGGCGGAACTCCGATATTCGCGGATATCCGTCCTGACACTTATAATATTGATCCGGATGAGGTCGCCCGTAAAATCACCCCTAAAACTAAAGCAATCATAGCTGTGGATTTTAGCGGGCAACCGGCGGAAACAGACCGATTGTCAATGCTTGCGCATGATCACGGCTTGGTGCTCATACAAGATGCCGCGCATTCGATTGGAGCCTCTTTCGGAGGTCGAAAAGTCGGATCACTAGCGGACATGACGATGTTTAGCTTTCATCCCGTTAAGCATATCACTACGGGTGAAGGAGGCGTCATTGCAACGAATAGCGAAGAGTATAGGAATCGGTTATTGATGTTCCGCAGTCATGGGGTTACGAAAGAACCTGAGCAGATGGAGCGTAATGACGGACCCTGGTACTATGAAATGCAAACTTTAGGCTACAACTACAGAATGACGGATATCCAAGCTGCGCTAGGCGTTTCTCAGATGGACAAGCTCGATCGTTTCGTTGCACGACGTAGAGAAATTGCTGCACAATACAATCAAGCATTCTCGGAAAACGAAGGTATTACGATTCCGTATCAACATCCTGCAGCGGAGTCTAGTTGGCATTTATATGTCATCAGGTGGAATCAAGGAACGGATCGAGCGAAAGCTTTTGAGGAGCTGCGTAGTCGCAATATCGGGGTTCATGTTCATTATATTCCCGTCTATAATCAACCGTATTATAGGGATCTCGGATATGAGCAGAAACAATGCTTACACGCCGAAGCATATTACGAGGAAGCGATGTGTCTACCGCTTTTTCCGGGAATGACTGACGATGACGTACAAGATGTCATATATGCGATTAAAGAAGTCTTACGAGGATAA
- a CDS encoding nucleoside-diphosphate sugar epimerase/dehydratase encodes MKKVIIYGIGSGCNRVLHHLKEDVIIVAYTDSYQAGQLYKGMKVLPPLHAVQLDYDYILVASSAFSEISKQLVTLGVEEFKILPAVDFVMHNNIPEELYKTTITGLSYAKGILSHQLAQPAANLAAPSQDLFMDYCWLESYLDRCKEYNFKPKTAVIGLAYYSFDYDLFKSNFINQPSRSLVGLYSRLNLIRDKIKEHSLDRFILADQHCETFMREIHELKSLFQLKEVDDTSCFRVGQNLEIAREELGRRHSNRSYKETVEENIEILSKYLSLLSENEIKPIVIISPQLKEYRIGFGDKKADEFKNIVWGIQQQFDFQMIDLYDSSDFNYNYFADYDHLNTNGYLKLTNILNEVIALK; translated from the coding sequence ATGAAAAAAGTTATTATTTATGGCATCGGAAGTGGATGCAATCGTGTGCTTCATCATCTTAAGGAAGATGTTATTATCGTTGCTTATACTGATAGTTATCAGGCGGGACAATTGTATAAAGGCATGAAGGTACTTCCTCCGCTTCATGCTGTTCAACTAGATTATGATTATATTCTAGTTGCTAGTTCAGCTTTTTCCGAGATAAGTAAGCAGCTAGTAACGCTCGGTGTAGAGGAATTTAAGATTCTTCCGGCTGTTGATTTTGTAATGCATAACAATATACCCGAAGAACTCTATAAAACAACAATTACTGGACTTTCGTATGCTAAGGGAATCTTGAGCCATCAGTTAGCACAACCCGCAGCAAATCTTGCTGCACCTTCTCAAGATTTGTTCATGGATTACTGTTGGCTGGAATCTTATCTGGACCGTTGTAAAGAATATAATTTCAAACCAAAGACGGCAGTTATCGGTTTGGCCTACTATAGCTTTGATTATGATTTATTCAAAAGTAATTTTATAAACCAACCATCGAGATCATTAGTTGGTTTATACAGCAGATTGAATTTGATTCGAGATAAAATTAAAGAACATTCTTTAGATAGATTTATATTAGCAGACCAACATTGTGAAACCTTTATGCGTGAAATTCATGAGTTAAAATCTTTGTTTCAGTTGAAGGAAGTCGATGATACTTCTTGTTTTAGAGTTGGTCAAAATTTAGAGATAGCTAGGGAAGAACTTGGTCGTAGACATTCAAATAGGAGTTATAAGGAAACCGTAGAGGAAAACATCGAAATACTTTCTAAGTATTTATCTTTACTTAGTGAAAATGAGATAAAACCTATAGTTATTATCAGTCCTCAGCTTAAGGAGTACCGAATTGGATTTGGTGATAAAAAAGCGGATGAGTTTAAGAATATAGTTTGGGGAATTCAGCAGCAGTTTGATTTTCAAATGATCGATTTATATGATAGCTCTGACTTTAATTACAATTACTTTGCCGACTACGATCACTTGAATACCAATGGATATCTCAAATTAACTAATATATTAAATGAAGTTATAGCCTTAAAGTGA
- a CDS encoding cold shock domain-containing protein — translation MQGKVKWFNAEKGYGFIETEQGGDVFVHFSAIQMDGYKALEEGQTVEFDIVQGARGPQAANVTRV, via the coding sequence ATGCAAGGTAAAGTTAAATGGTTTAACGCGGAAAAAGGTTACGGCTTCATTGAAACAGAGCAAGGTGGCGACGTGTTCGTTCACTTCTCCGCTATTCAAATGGACGGTTACAAAGCTCTTGAAGAAGGCCAAACGGTTGAATTCGATATCGTTCAAGGAGCTAGAGGCCCTCAAGCAGCTAACGTTACTAGAGTGTAA